The nucleotide sequence CAGTTCCCACGCCGTGTAGAGCATGCTCCAGAGCAGTTGCAGCAACCACTCTTTCGTCATCGCCGGATCGATCGTGCCCTCGGCGTGCCCCCGTTCGATGAGCCGAAGCAGGCGACGGTCGTCGTCGCTCTCCTCCGTCCATTCAGGCCGGGTCACCAGATCGGGCATGGTGAACAGCAACTGGAAGATGTCGGCGTGCTCGAAGTACTCCTGGCACAGCCGGGCGAGCACCGCCGGGACCGGGCCGTCGTCGAGCCGGGCCCGTTCGGTGCTCTGGGAGATCTTGTCCAGCGCGTCGTGACTGATGGCGTCGATCAGATCCGAACGCTCCGCGAAGTACCGGTGCACCGTGGTGCGCCCGACGTTCGCCGCCGCCGCGATGTCGGCCAGCGAGGCGCCCGGTTGCCTCGTCAACGTCTCGATGGCCGCGTCCAGGATCGCGCGCCGGGTCCTCGCCCGGACACCCGTCTCGGTGACCACACCCTCACTCATGGCCGGTACCGTACCTCGCTCCCGGTATGGAACTCGTTTGACGATTTTAGAACACTCGTGTTCCATTGAGAACCATGAATACTCCACGATTGAAGGTGCTGTGGTCGTTCGCGCGACCACACAAGGGGGCACTCGCGATCGGTTTGCTGCTCGCCCTGCTCGGTTCGGCGGCCGGTCTCGCCACACCCATGGTCACGAAGTGGGTGCTCGACTCGCTCGGTTCGTCGGCGTCGCTGGCGGGTCCGGTGCTGGCGTTGGCGGGCCTGATGGTGATCGGCGCGGTGATCTGGCTGGCGCAATGGATCCTGCTCGGCACCGTCGGCGAGCGAGTGGTGCTGAAGGCACGGGAATCGATGGTGCGGCGGTTCTTCCGCGCGACGATCCCGGCGATCACGAAACGACCGACGGGGGAGCTGGTCACCCGCGTCACCTCGGACACGGTGCTGCTGCGCGAGGCGGCGTCGTCCAGCGTGATCGGCCTGATCAACGGCGTGGTGATGCTCGTCGGCACCCTGGTGCTGATGAGCGTGCTCGACCCGGTGCTGCTGGCGACGACGGTGGCGGCGGTGCTCGTGGTGATCGCGTTGTTCACGTGGCTCATGCCTGCCATCGCGAAGGAACAGGAGAAAGCACAGGACCGCGTCGGCCGTCTCGGTGGCGTCCTCGAAGGCGCGCTGCGGGCGATCCGCACGGTGAAGGCCAGCCGCGCCGAAGCCCGGCAGTCCGAGCGGATCCTGGTCGACGCGGAAGCCGCCGCCGCGCACGGTGTCCGCGCGGTGCGACGGGAGGCCGTCGCCTGGGTGGTGGCCTGGACGGGTATCCAGGCCGCGACCCTGGTGATCCTCGGCCTCGGCGCCTGGCGGGTCGACGCGGGCCTGCTTGAAGTGTCGAGCCTCATCGCGTTCCTGCTGTACGCGTTCGCGCTGATGGAGCCGATCACCGAACTGAGCCAGAACATGACCGCGTTGCAGGCGGGGATCGCCGCGGCCGGGCGGATCCGGGAGATGGACGCGCTCGAGGTGGAAGAGGACCGGGTGCCCACCCGGACGAAGCCGTCGGGTGAGCAGAGCGGCCCGGTGCTGGAACTGCGCGGGGTGACCGCGGGCTACGGCGGCGATCCGGCACTGCGGGACGTGTCGCTGGAGATCCCGAGACGCGGGCACACCGCGATCGTCGGGCCGTCCGGTGCGGGCAAGACCACGATGCTGTCGCTGATCATGCGATTCGTGCGACCGGAGTCCGGTTCACTGCTGCTGGACGGACGCGAGTACGCGGACCTGCCGTATGCGGATGTGCGGGCCCGGCTGGCCTACGTCGAACAAGAGACGCCGATCGTGCCGGGGACGATTCGGGAGAACCTGCTCTTCACCCATCCCGACGCGACCGAGGACGAGGTGCGGCGGGCGCTCGAAGAAGTCCGGCTGAGCGACAAGATCGCCGCGCTGGACGACGGACTGGACACGCCGCTTTCGTCGACGTCGGTGTCCGGTGGGGAACGCCAGCGGATCGCGCTGGCCAGGGCGATCCTGCGCACGCCGGACGTGGTGCTGCTGGACGAGGCGACCGCACAGGTCGACGGCCGGACCGAGAGCGCGATCCACGACTGCATCCGGCGACTGGCGCGCGAGGGCGCCGTGGTCACCGTGGCGCACCGGCTGTCCACGGTGATCGACGCGGACACCATCGTGGTGATGGAGGACGGCCGCGTCCGGGCGAGCGGCAGCCACGAGCACCTGCTCGCCACCGACACGCTGTACCGGGAACTGGTGGAGGCGCTGCGGATCGCGGGGGAGGGCGCTCCGGTGCCCGGCTGATCTTCTAGGCCGGGACGGCGCGGACCCCCGGCGGCATCTCGCGGTTGACCTCGTCGAGCCGGGTGGCGACGGTGCGGCAGGGCTCGCAGTCCGCCAGATGCGCGGTGATCCGGTCCGCCCGGCGGCCCGGTACGCCGCCGCGGAGCCACGCGCCCATCCGGCGCCGTGCCTCCTGGCAGCACCGCGTTCCCGCTTCGGGGACCTGCGCCTGCAAGAACGCCTGGCGGAGACCTTCGCGGGCCCGCAGTGCCAGGACGGAGGCGCCGTTGGGCGAGACTCCCAACAGCGGAGCGACCACTTTCGGCGAGTCGCCTTCCGCTTCGGTCCGCCAAAGCACCGTCCGCCAGCGACCGGGGAGCGCGCAATAGGCGGTCCAGGCCAGCCGGGCGTTCGAGCGGAGGATGAAAAGTTCCTCCGCGCCGATCGTCCCGGCGGCCTCTTCGACCGCCGGGGTCGTGCCGTACAACTCGACCCGCTTGTGGTGGTGACTCCACTTGGCCGCGAGATTCCGGATGGTGACCGCGAGGTAGGGGCGGAGGTTCTCCCGCGGGCCGCCGCCGTCGCGGATGACGCT is from Amycolatopsis lurida and encodes:
- a CDS encoding zf-HC2 domain-containing protein; the protein is MREDVDTTADATLLDAFRAGDIAAGEALFRRHAGPLRRIAAGWVSEPAERDDLVAEAFVRVLSVIRDGGGPRENLRPYLAVTIRNLAAKWSHHHKRVELYGTTPAVEEAAGTIGAEELFILRSNARLAWTAYCALPGRWRTVLWRTEAEGDSPKVVAPLLGVSPNGASVLALRAREGLRQAFLQAQVPEAGTRCCQEARRRMGAWLRGGVPGRRADRITAHLADCEPCRTVATRLDEVNREMPPGVRAVPA
- a CDS encoding ABC transporter ATP-binding protein, with amino-acid sequence MNTPRLKVLWSFARPHKGALAIGLLLALLGSAAGLATPMVTKWVLDSLGSSASLAGPVLALAGLMVIGAVIWLAQWILLGTVGERVVLKARESMVRRFFRATIPAITKRPTGELVTRVTSDTVLLREAASSSVIGLINGVVMLVGTLVLMSVLDPVLLATTVAAVLVVIALFTWLMPAIAKEQEKAQDRVGRLGGVLEGALRAIRTVKASRAEARQSERILVDAEAAAAHGVRAVRREAVAWVVAWTGIQAATLVILGLGAWRVDAGLLEVSSLIAFLLYAFALMEPITELSQNMTALQAGIAAAGRIREMDALEVEEDRVPTRTKPSGEQSGPVLELRGVTAGYGGDPALRDVSLEIPRRGHTAIVGPSGAGKTTMLSLIMRFVRPESGSLLLDGREYADLPYADVRARLAYVEQETPIVPGTIRENLLFTHPDATEDEVRRALEEVRLSDKIAALDDGLDTPLSSTSVSGGERQRIALARAILRTPDVVLLDEATAQVDGRTESAIHDCIRRLAREGAVVTVAHRLSTVIDADTIVVMEDGRVRASGSHEHLLATDTLYRELVEALRIAGEGAPVPG
- a CDS encoding TetR/AcrR family transcriptional regulator, whose translation is MSEGVVTETGVRARTRRAILDAAIETLTRQPGASLADIAAAANVGRTTVHRYFAERSDLIDAISHDALDKISQSTERARLDDGPVPAVLARLCQEYFEHADIFQLLFTMPDLVTRPEWTEESDDDRRLLRLIERGHAEGTIDPAMTKEWLLQLLWSMLYTAWELVRDKTPKHEALTLCLRSLEKVIAVG